The genome window GCTTCAGACATTCGGagtatttactgacgtattttataTCGTAGAACAGAACGTTGAACTCGTTCAGCTTGCGTAAACCACGGAcatctaaccaaaaacacattcgataaatgtgtaatatctTTATAATACATTTCTCTTGTGTGGCTCTTCACATAACTAAAGCTATAGAAGAACAATAAGCTACGTCAAATTATTACAAGGGACATAAATGACTTCTCAGCCAACAACTTTAAGTCAGTCTGAGATGATGTAtttcagcttgtgtgtgtgtgtgtgtgtgtgtgagtgtgtgtgtgtgtgtgtgtgtgtgtgtgtgtgtgtgtgtgtgtgtgtgtgtgcggttgaTGTCGGGACAATGAGAGTAAAGGGAGGCTGAGCAGTGATGAGCTCTTGATGGCTGTGAGGATTAAAACTGTGCAGATAAGAGGAGCAGTGACCTGCAGAGgtcatccacacacacttcagctgAAACGCACATCTCCACTGTGAAGATCCTGCACGCTGTAAACACGGCGGGAATATTATCTGATAAACTCATGTTGTGCAGAGGGGggtgcaggaggagcaggtcCAACATCTAATATTTCTGATgtgcaaatgtacattttattccTTCTTTGGCGACGAGTGAATCAAACAAAACTCGTAAAACTGCAATAAATCATCAGATCAGCTGACCAGCACTCCCTCATCCCGGCCAACGTTTCCACAGCAGACACGACTGTACGGTCACATGAACATAGCAATGATGCTGATTACTGAAAAGAGCTGAACAACTAATAAagtatcacacacacgcacacacacacacacacacacacagagacacacacacacacacacagctcaggtTTTGCACTTTGCACATGATTCTGGCCATCTGGGTACttataatgtacagtatggATTTGCTTGTTACCAGGATGACGccggtgatgatgatggtggtgaagCAGAGGATGAATATatgctgcattgtgtgtgtgtgtgtgtgtgtgtgtgtgtgtgtgccagctggCATGCTCTCAGAGCTGTTAGCACTCACACTTTAAGTGAGTTAGGTTGACGCTGTCTCACAAACTGCTGACTCATGAGCTCGCCGGACCATGAAGACATCTGAACAATGAGCAGAGACAATAAGAGGCGGAGCTGCAGGTTCATTTACACAAAGACTTCTTGCCATGATCTCCACCTGACAGAAGTCATCATTAAGATGGGCTCATTTCGATGGCTATATGTCAATGGATCTGTATCGGTTCTTTCTTCTTAATGACGACAGGAAGAACAAATTAAAGTGTGAATGTGATCGACGTGTCCTCATACAAAGGTTCATATGACATCTTGCAGAAAGTGATTTTCCATAAGTTCTCCTACAAACGTCCAATGATCAATGCGCCTGCAGTGTAAAACgtgtttaggcaacaaaactgcttggttaggtttaggaaaagatcacgGTTTAGGTCAAACGTATTCAAATTAGTATTCAAATATGTAACATGGTGTCCGGCAGTGTCTCAGGCAggaggggcttggactgtgagccgtagggttgctggttcaagtcaccgaccagacctaaaaaaagggagtgtgactgctacttggagaggtcccagttcacctcctgccctgccgtggtgcccttgagcaaggcaccggacatcccccttcccccctcactcccattgctccccgggcgctgtacattagctgcccactgctcctggtacgagactcctggtactaggagcAGAGAACACGtgtcactgtgtgctctgcatgtgtgaccattaaaaacagGGTTTCATCCCTTCGATTCTATTAAGGTTCAAGTAGATGATCGAATGTGGATCCTTTAAGATAAGGTTAGATCATCCTTTAAGAGTCCCACAGCGGGGAAAGTTGGGATAATGCAACaagaagtaaataaataaataaataggtaaacagtaaaaagtataataagtaGTTTTTACAAACATAGGAAGATGGCACATACTCGTCAATCTCAAAGTCTCCAGTATGATCTCCAGTGCACAGCTGATTGGTACGTGGTTTACATGACGTAATAATTAACGGATTCAGTGTCGACAGCAACATCGGATGTGATGCGATAGTTGGACGCTGGCGTCCAGTTAGGAAACAATGTTAGATAGCAATCTTTTCCACCAAGAGGGCTCTTTAGGAGATTCTCGTTGTCCTTAAGGAGGTTTACGGACGGTTCTTCTGGCCACAGAGGAAGTTCTAGAGCCCCTTAAGTGGGTGTTTTAGGGGTTCAAGTGACGATTGAGGAGATTCTAGTTGTCCTTAAGGAGGTTTATGGTGTCAGTGACAAGGTTCTTCTGTTCAGTGAGAAAGTTCAAGAACTCCTTTAGTTGGTTGTAGTGGGTGTTGTACGGGTTCAAGTGGTCATTGTGGAAGTTCTGGGGGTCGTTTAGATGGTTCTAGCGGGCCATTCACAGATTCTAGGATTCCTTTAGTATGTGGGAGTATTTGGAGCGACATCACTCTCCAACACCATCAAAACACCAAATAAGGGCATATCTTTTATAAGAATGTATTCATCCCTCCAGTAGAGATCCGCATGTCGTCTCATGGACACAATCTGCCACAAGTTAGACTGGAGCCATTCTGAACACCCTCCTAAGATACTTAATGTTGggttttactttcatttgtcACCAGTCTGTATATACAATGTCACATTTAATGGAAATCTGGTCTTTAGTTGTTAGGATATATAGTCTGGAATGAAGGTGTTGGACACAGGCAGGAAGACTGTTGTCATTGGAGCCCCCGGCCTTCTGCCAGCTGAACTGAAACATCACAAACATATTGTGTTGAAACTGCTTGCTGGGTTCAACATGTTGCAGTCCTTTTGTAAACatgaagatatatatttatggttTTTAGGATTTACGTCTGCAGTCGGAACCAATGAGCATGGAGCTGAgcgccacagacaggaagtccgACAGTGTTGAGAGACGGACTAACATGTTGTTGGTTTTGGACAAATATTAAGACAAATATAGAATAagatgaacattttaatttgagtaaTCCTGAAGGAAATTATTTTGCCAAAAATgggtaattattattaatattgcacATTATGTTGAAAAGTAATATTCTTGTTCTCAGTGTATGTTTCCAGAAGTGACTGAGGGGTCATCACGTGTGTAATCTGCCTCTCATACTGAGCTTTTGATCCAGAGCTTCACTTCCACATTACCATCTTTGTACAAAGGATGTTAACGTTCTGCAGTCATGGTGGAGTGCAGTAATATATTACAGTCTCGTTATCTGAAGGTCATTCGACTGGCACTGTCTTGCGTGCTTCCTTTTATGTGCAAGGCATGTTGGTAAACCTGTGAGAGtttatttgtatctttaatGTCTCCTCTTGCAGATATGAATCTCTCTGCTCTTGGAGTTGAATGGACAGATCATAAGTTTACATCACTGCTGGGGTTTTTCTCACAATCGAACATGAAAGAGCAGAATATCTTTTATGATGATTCTACTAATcactaatattatatatatatatatataatactaatgGTTCCAAACTCCTGGTTGGGAGACCAAGTTAATCTGCTGAgtcataaaataattaaaggattaagaaagaatacaaaacaatgcTAATGTGTGCTTTTGTCTGGTGAAATACTGGATGACTTCTAAAGATCTTTCAAGTTTGTGTTCtggatatatgtatatttatccTTTTGTCATACTTCTAATACACCTTTGCATAAGGTGGTGGGGGGGGATGCTTCTGTACTGCAGAGCGGAGGTGAGATAACATTTGGATTTTGATCTCTTTTAGCTTATTGTCTAATCTTACAGGAGTCCACATTAAACTattctaaacacacacaatgcaacgCAATGTCGCGTGACGAGCGATGTTACAATACACTCAACGAGACAATGAAGATCTTTACCTGCGGAGACTTTCCCATGACAGAGCGACGTGAGTGATACGTAGGtaggtataataataatagttcatATGTAGATAATACGGTAATTCTTGGCAACATGATTTGCATAATGGTCTAGTCCTGAAATATAAGAACACCCCCActgttttaaaagtaatttgcAGAACATCTTATATTTACATGATGaacaaaaggttttgttttgagCCCTGATcttttatctcttgtatctGTTATGGAGTGTAGGTCTGAAATATAGTACATTCATTTTACACTGCATAAATCCTCAACGCCTAGCCAAACAATGACCCCCAGAATGCACTGCAGCATCTTCAGACCCACCAACACACTGGAGCAAACAACAGTTTGTGTGTTGAAGAAGGACAGCCAACAAAAATTCACCGTGACCTTCCAGGAAGTTCTTTTGGCGTCTGAACTTCATTCCCCGGCTGTCTGACTGCAGCTGATGTGTTGGCTGTTCAACCATTTCACTATTTACTTATATGGTTACAGGACTAAAGATGCAGCTTTGTTAAGATTCGTCTTCAGCTTTATCTGCTTTTTATAACTATTATCTTCACATCTCATATCGTCATTCTTTATCTAATGTTTCCAGTCTTCCTCTGATCTTTTTATGGACGCAGCCTTTGTCCTCATAGTTGTCACGGCCTCGTCCAAACACTCAACATCCCTATCTGACGGGTGTTATTGGGAGTTAAAATGAGGATGACGAAGGTGCTTTGTTGAGGTACTATGTGACAACTGCTGTAATTTTACTTTCGTCTTTTTCAAACTCTCATAGGTTCATGAACCTTTTTCTTTGACTTTAAAGGTGACCAGCCACTGTCCATCATGTCCTGTGGCATCATTGCATTCTGGTCCCTTTACTTTTACTGTGAGTGCATCTATTTACATTTAATCAGTGCAAGCTGTAGTTCAGTCGCCATCCGAGGCTGCGTCTGAGTTATTAGGTTCTCGGTACCTTAACCAGAGTTCCCACAGCTTGAGACAAGTTAGATTTAAAACTTCAGAAGACCTTTTGGATGCcaactttacaaaaacaaaacgtgACTTTTTCGTTTCAGTAGAAAAATCCCAGCcacaaacaaaagtgttgctGGTTCCACGATCCTGATCTGCGTGACGTAAATGCGAAAGTCATTCAGTAgattacaaaaaaaaggttatcaattattttgagattttaaattgtaatgtCAAGAAACGATTCATAAAATCTTACTTTCCATGTCTTAGCATTTTTAAGGGAttgatttaacacattttaataccaagTAAGGCCTTGTTTTGGGAATGATTCCATTTTAAGGATCTGCTGGAACCCTGTTGAATATCCACAATACATTTCATGGACATCTGTCTTTTATGGCTGGGTATGCTTGTCACAAGTTTCTTGGATTGTCTGTTTTAGAAAGTTACACAAATTGGCAGACGCAGCTTCCTCGAATCCAATTTTAGAAAGGTGTGGGTAAAGGGGTTTCAGATGCACTTTGTCTGTAGCTTACTGACACCTTTAATTgatagatttgttttattttgaaacagaaTTCAGTAACTATTAACAGTTCTACCGACATTTAGAAGTGGAAGGTTTATATAGTGCATGTTGTGGGGCTGTCAGCTGGCAAAGTTAAGGTTCATAACCACAATGTCCCTGGATGTCGGGCTGGTGAAACGGCTGGAAACTGTTTTCCTTCAGCTAACCTCAGTGGTTGCTGAAAGTGGATGTTGTAGGAATTATCAATTGAAATTTGGCAACAGGGATGAATACTTAAAGGAACAATGCACTGATCCATATCCATACATTGTCTACATCTAAAAATATAATGCAAATTCAAATCGCACACTGGTGCACTACTTCGTTTTGTTTTAGTTAATGCTTATATTGACATGGAAGAGAACATTCGGAAACACCATCATCAGCTGTCACAGGATTTAAAGGACTTATCACTCTGCTGTTCCGCAGACGTCTTCTGATTAATGTGTAAAACCTGAGGTGATTACCAGGTTAATTGATCTGGGAAATGTGGTTtccatgtgtatgtgttatggtatgtgtgtgtgcacagtgtttCAGTGGGACGCACTGAGCTGCAGGATGTACTGCGGGAGATTTGAGACATTTCAGGATTAAAAGTGAATCACTGCAGAGAGCAAAGCAGCAGAGACTTTATTCAAACTGGCAACCTCATAACATTCAaaataatatgcaaatgaatCAGGTCAACCTAAATTTAAAGAGGTTTACTATCATCAATAAAATAAGTGGTATGATTTTCCACATTTCACTTGGCTTCATTATTTGTCTTAGATTATTGTGAATAGAAATGCTAACTCTGGAAAGGCTGCAGAGTTCATTACAGCTACAATataaagtgcagaacaacatACTGATGATTTAGAGCAAGAGTCTAGTGCAGGACAACGTTTTTCAGGACAAGGAttcccaaactggtgtagcgtggagcaggaaccccctactgtatatatactgtatgtatagaagaggcttgaagaggtccgtgcttTCTATTCAcccctctgtctctgactgtaggtgtgtgtgtgtcgggagcgagttcccgcccttcgcgaaacacagcggaggagggaatgtgaatgcgcaaagcaaaaaaattaATTACTTTGCAAAGAGTAGAAATGAGTTATTTTgatgataaagtaaaatacctgagactacatgtgtgtgtctttgcagacacactgtgacctgtgagttgtaacacacatgtgtaaattataaactgataatattgttgaaattgcaactttttttcttaagaaatgtcaggttgttcataatgttttgtaaaaagatcaaatgtgaacattttcagaatgttctttcttgcactaaacgaagggaacatgtggagttgtgattatttacaggttgttatgctgtgatgttactggtccggcccacttcagatcacattgtgctgcatgtggcccctgaactaacatgagtttgacccccctgggTTAAAGGGTTAGTGCTTTGGGGAGCAGGAACGGGATCAGGACATTGAATAGAAATCTGACCAGTAGCTGTTGACATATCTATTTTAGGCCAAATTGTTGACCAACATTGTCATTTTCATGTCCTGAAAAAGTGAAGCCAGTGCAGAAGTCTTAAACCTGCAGtgtctgtaacctccagcaggaggagactcctctggttgtatagaagtctatgagaaaatgtttcttcttccctcttgatttatttcctcagtaacattttcctgatgagtttatgtctcaatctgtagtttcaagtcttcttcagatgatgttcatttagtaacttatggaaacatctAGAGTCaagcagcgtctgctttagggcggggctacctgtgattgacaggtcactaccacggtgttgtctgGTTTGGGTGTGGTCTGTGTTTTcgtaacaaaaaaacaagctgGCGACAgtcaaaatatcaaactaaagGCTTCAAAAtcatagtccacaaaccaacggGTGGCATCACGGTAACTACGTCTGTGGTCCTGCTGCTTGGATTAAAAAGTAagtgttcatttaaataactacctggtttaatataaatgtctctctctctctttctattccCCAGTTTGCTTGGCCGCTCATGGTCGCTACGCGcagaagctgctgactgacttGTTCTCCAATTACACCAACGCTTTGCGGCCGGTGGAGGACACGGACCACATCATCAATGTCACACTGCAGATCACTCTGTCCCAGATCATCGACATGGTAATAAAACCCTGAATGCCGATCCAGATGTTTGTGTATTACTGAATGTACTGATGTGTATATCCTTTTACCAGGATGAGCGGAACCAGATCCTGACTACCTACCTGTGGGTCCGCCAGGTGTGGAATGACGCCTACCTCACCTGGAAGAAGGAGGACTACGATGGTCTTGACACCATCCGCATACCCAGCAGCTACGTATGGAGGCCTGACATTGTCCTGTATAACAGGTACGGCTGACATTGGCAGGAAAGCAGACTGATTAAATGGCAGTTAAGACTGACACATTATGCAGGATCTATCTCACCTAATCCCAAAATGTAATCCGATTACAAAATATAAGAAACCATAATTAGCCCAGGTTTCATTTGATAAAAAGGGGAAATAGATTATAGTTACATTGTCAAAAATTACTTGATATATTTTTGATAAAATCTTTAAATATGataagtttaaatatttaagtagGGCTAAATGATTTGGAAAAATATCtaattgcaattattttgactgatattgcaatTGCTATATGATTGACGATATTGGAAATACTCATCATTTTCACgccattattttccttttcattaaaaaatgtattagaaTAATCATGGTTTGATTTTTGGCAAGGATCTGCAGTAATTATTTCATAATGGTATTTTGACACACATTTtgcctttaacaaatattgcacCTCCTGCGATTCGGATATTGCACTAGTTCATATTGAGATTTTGATAAACATCTGGACTGTTTTTGTCCGGGGAaatttagcattttattttgcatttgaaaatggaaaattactttttttgtttttggctgcatccatatttttttaataaaatgccaATTATCAATACTAGATTTTGAAGTAACCAAACAAATATTCAgattacattgtatttttttgtaatcCAATGAATTTTATTGCCTTTTAGAAAAATTGCCATGTAACTTGTATTGATTAACTGACTAAATTTTAAAGTAATCTGACCCAACCCTAATCCCATCTCCATGACTCTGATCCTCTGTTCCTTCTCCCTGCCTTCAcatcctccacttcctccaccacagTGCAGACGACGAGTTCTCCAGCTCCATGGAGACCAACGTGGTTCTTCGTAACGACGGCCAGGTCATGTGGGACCAGCCAGCCATCACCAAAAGCTCGTGCTCCGTGGATGTGGCCTTCTTCCCCTTTGATTTGCAGCAGTGTCATCTAACCTTTGGATCTTGGACTCACAACGGTAACCAGATGGACTTGTTCAATGCCTTGGACACTGCCGACCTGGCCGACTTTGTCCCCAATGTGGAGTGGGAGGTGAGTAACCGTGTTTATGTGCTCATGTCAAGACCTCATTCCTTAATTCTTTCACAAAATTAAATCCTTTTTCCAGGTTCTGGGCATGCCAGCCAAGAAGAATGTTATCCTGTATGGCTGCTGTTCAGATCCGTACCCGGACATCACCTTTAGCCTCCACCTGAAGAGACGTGCCTCCTTCTACATCTTCAATCTCCTCATCCCCTGCATGATGATCTCCTTTCTGGCTCCGCTGGGCTTCTACTTGCCGGCTGATTCTGGTGAAAAGGTTTCTCTGGGTGTCACCGTCCTGCTGGCCCTCACTGTGTTTCAGttattggtggctgagagcatGCCGCCCTCTGAGAGCGTCCCACTGATAGGTAAGAagacttaaaaaatgtttttagatgttgttcttttgttaagaaaatattttttcaacTGTTTTCGAAGTCAAGCGGCTGGTGTTCATGATGGTTGTAATACTTCTAAGAGGCACTGTTAAGTATATCTATTATATCAAAAGGCTAGACCAAGTTCTTTGTAAAGGTGAAGGCAATCATTGAGAACTATTTCAAAATTGTCCGACTCATGAAAATCATTTAGTTTTGACGCTGCCAATCAGTTCCTCTCTTTGGTGGCTGGATGCAGTGGCAGACTCAGGCTGAACAACACATGCAGGAAATAGGCAGTGTTTCTCAGGCACTGATTTCATACCTGAGAGGCAAAGCTGGTATGCAGAAACAATAGTTGGCATGTGATTATATGAAAAGAACACAGTCTTTGTTAGAGCATTTGTTTGAGTCCTGCCTCCTGTCAAACTGCTTCTGTTGACTCAGCATATTCTGAAACTGTTGATATTAGAGCCAAAGCAAATGTTTCCCAATGGATGTTTTGCAAACAAACCGTCCTCCATTTCTTACACTTTGGAACCTTTTGGCATTTAACATGCCAGTTACACTTAGCTTTACCATAGACTGATAGACTGGATTGTCCTTGGTTTGTTGAAGGAGTATAGTCGCCCACTGACCCAAACATAAAACATTCTTGTATATCTGGGAGTTGCCTTAAAATtgcaaaagaataaaaaatgatcCAGTTTCTCTAGGGTGCTCATACACAACTTCCTACagatttaataaatgttgtGCCAAAGGTTTGTCACTGTGATAATGACCAAACCAGAaatgcatcaaaatgtactCCTGAAAGCTTCCGTGAAGCAACACTGGAAAGACCGGTGTTTCAACAAACCACATTTCACAGACGAATCTGAAAGTTTGTCAAagcaacagcagagcagcagtagAGAACATTATTAGTTCATCAGGACATTTTCAACAACACAGCAGAGTCTCAAACATTGGTAAGTACATCCCATGATACTCTCTGTAGCCAAGCAAGTAGGATTAACACGTACTACTACTCAGGCAGGAAGTTTCATGTAACTTTTAATTTAAGTGTACAATAAcaacacactttaaaatgtatttcctagTATGACAGGACtcacaaaaatgtatttcacacTTGACTTTTGTTAGTCTGTAGATATGTCTGCTGCCACCTGTCCACTGACTGAAGATCAGTTTCTGTGCCCCATCTGTCTGGATCTCTTCAATAAACCAGTTGCCACGCCATGTGGACACAACTTCTGCAAGACCTGCATCACTAAAAACTGGGATACGAATTTCCCTTCCCAGTGTCCTGTGTGTAAAGAGGTCTTCTACACAAGACCTGAGCTACGGGTCAATACTTTGATCTCTCAGATGGCTGATCAGTTCAGACAGCCAGCTGAACAGAAAGCAAGCAGCAGCAACTCAGAGTTACAACATGTCAAATCAGAAGACATTTCCTGTGACATCTGCACTGGAATCAAACTGAAAGCCCTGAAGTCCTGCCTGGTGTGTTTGGCCTCCTACTGTGTGACTCACCTGGAACCTCATCTGACAGTCATGGGTCTGACAAATCATCAGCTAATCAATCCTGTGGAGAACCTGGAAGGCAGAATGTGTAAGATGCATAATAAACCTCTAGAGCTGTTCTG of Cottoperca gobio chromosome 14, fCotGob3.1, whole genome shotgun sequence contains these proteins:
- the LOC115018547 gene encoding neuronal acetylcholine receptor subunit alpha-9-like, encoding MKLLCSGFLLLLFCPPVCLAAHGRYAQKLLTDLFSNYTNALRPVEDTDHIINVTLQITLSQIIDMDERNQILTTYLWVRQVWNDAYLTWKKEDYDGLDTIRIPSSYVWRPDIVLYNSADDEFSSSMETNVVLRNDGQVMWDQPAITKSSCSVDVAFFPFDLQQCHLTFGSWTHNGNQMDLFNALDTADLADFVPNVEWEVLGMPAKKNVILYGCCSDPYPDITFSLHLKRRASFYIFNLLIPCMMISFLAPLGFYLPADSGEKVSLGVTVLLALTVFQLLVAESMPPSESVPLIGKYYIATMTMVTASTALTIFIMNIHHCGPEARPVPQWAERFILNYLARICFVYEVGENCLGGTTSRKQPLSQEESEAQAANGSNPKGTNWDVNGQVWGGRVEEDGAGDLTNQTEWKEDMFVTIDHSEEEGAAGGHDGEREESNSACGGGREPVEEKKGVGGESEGGGGGGAGKNRREILVKTVCVCQHQGLRRNVEYIANSYQDQRAGQLRIGEWRKVAKVMDRFFMWLFFIMVFFMSILILGKAI